The following coding sequences lie in one Heliangelus exortis chromosome 6, bHelExo1.hap1, whole genome shotgun sequence genomic window:
- the TSSK6 gene encoding testis-specific serine/threonine-protein kinase 6 produces the protein MSKTNTGEKFLGDLGYKLGPTLGEGRFSKVKAATSDKYKVPLAIKLMDRRRVTPDFLYKFLPRELSIIRKIRHPNIVHIFELIEGCDGLVCIVMEALATDLLKLVQHLGKLPCVPKARDIFGQVVAALRYLHDRDLVHRDLKCENVLLTADGHRAKLSDFSFSKEANSYSDLSTTFCGSAAYSAPEVLMGIPYNAKMADVWSLGVVLYVMVTGFMPFDDTSVRRMPQQQKKGVKYPEELPPLPEPCQALIAQLLQFSPAARPTVGQVAKNKWVKKEVCVTKPSPEISGEQ, from the coding sequence ATGTCGAAAACCAACACGGGTGAGAAATTCCTTGGCGATCTGGGCTACAAGCTGGGTCCCACCCTAGGGGAGGGCAGATTTTCCAAGGTGAAAGCAGCCACCTCGGACAAATACAAGGTTCCCTTGGCCATCAAACTGATGGACAGGCGCCGAGTCACCCCAGATTTCTTGTACAAATTCCTGCCCCGGGAACTCTCCATCATCCGCAAGATCCGGCACCCCAACATCGTGCACATCTTTGAGCTCATCGAAGGCTGCGATGGGCTGGTCTGCATCGTGATGGAGGCCTTAGCCACTGACCTGCTGAAGCTGGTGCAGCATCTGGGCAAGCTGCCCTGTGTCCCCAAGGCCAGGGACATCTTCGGGCAGGTGGTGGCGGCCCTGCGTTACCTGCACGACCGTGACTTGGTGCACCGGGACCTCAAGTGTGAGAACGTGCTGCTGACCGCCGACGGCCACCGGGCCAAGCTCAGTGACTTCAGTTTCAGCAAAGAGGCCAACAGCTACTCCGACCTCAGCACCACCTTCTGTGGGTCAGCAGCTTACTCTGCCCCCGAGGTGCTGATGGGCATCCCCTACAACGCCAAAATGGCCGATGTGTGGAGCCTGGGGGTGGTTCTCTACGTGATGGTGACCGGCTTCATGCCCTTCGATGACACCAGCGTCCGCCGCatgccccagcagcagaagaaaggggTGAAGTACCCAGAGGAGCTGCCCCCACTCCCCGAGCCCTGCCAAGCCCTCATTGCCCAGTTGCTCCAGTTCAGCCCAGCTGCCAGACCCACCGTGGGGCAGGTGGCCAAGAACAAATGGGTGAAAAAGGAGGTTTGTGTGACGAAGCCCTCCCCGGAGATCTCGGGAGAGCAGTAA